From the genome of Rhinatrema bivittatum chromosome 18, aRhiBiv1.1, whole genome shotgun sequence, one region includes:
- the RBM22 gene encoding pre-mRNA-splicing factor RBM22 isoform X1 has protein sequence MATSLGSNTYNRQNWEDADFPILCQTCLGENPYIRMTKEKYGKECKICARPFTVFRWCPGVRMRFKKTEVCQTCSKLKNVCQTCLLDLEYGLPIQVRDAGLSLKDDIPKSDVNKEYYTQNMEREIQNSDGTRPVGALGKATSSSDMLLKLARTTPYYKRNRPHICSFWVKGECKRGEECPYRHEKPTDPDDPLADQNIKDRYYGINDPVADKLLKRASTMPRLDPPDDKAITTLYVGGLGDTISESELRNHFYQFGEIRTVTVVQRQQCAFIQFATRQAAEVAAEKSFNKLIVNGRRLNVKWGRSQAARGREKEREGTTDSGIKLEPVPGLPGALPPPPTSEEESSANYFNLPPSGPSAVVNIALPPPPGIVPPPPGFGPHMFHPLSSHPPPPFLRAPGPIHYPSQDPQRMGAHAGKHTTA, from the exons ATGGCGACGTCGTTAGGTTCCAACACTTACAACAGACAGAACTGGGAGGACGCG GACTTTCCTATTCTATGTCAGACATGCCTTGGAGAAAATCCATACATCAGAATG acAAAAGAGAAATATGGTAAAGAATGCAAG ATCTGTGCCCGGCCTTTTACTGTTTTCCGTTGGTGCCCTGGGGTTCGTATGCGCTTTAAGAAAACTGAAGTATGTCAGACGTGTAGTAAGCTGAAGAACGTGTGCCAGACCTGCTTATTAGATCTGGAATATG GTTTACCTATTCAGGTCAGAGACGCTGGTTTATCCTTGAAAGATGACATCCCCAAATCAGATGTCAACAAAGAATATTACACCCAGAACATGGAGCGAGAG ATTCAGAACTCAGATGGGACGAGACCAGTGGGGGCTCTGGGCAAGGCGACCTCTAGTTCTGACATGCTGCTTAAGCTGGCTCGGACCACCCCGTACTATAAGCGCAACCGACCTCACATCTGCTCATTCTGGGTGAAAGGAGAATgcaagagaggagaggagtgtcCCTACAG ACATGAAAAGCCAACAGATCCTGATGACCCCTTGGCAGATCAGAACATTAAAGATCGTTACTATGGGATCAATGACCCCGTGGCAGATAAGCTTTTGAAGCGGGCATCTACCATGCCTCGTCTTGACCCGCCTGATGATAAGGCCATCACTACATTATATGTAGGAGGTCTGGGGGATACGATCAGTGAGTCAGAGCTCAG GAACCATTTTTACCAGTTTGGTGAGATCCGGACCGTAACCGTGGTGCAGCGGCAGCAATGCGCCTTCATTCAGTTTGCAACAAGGCAAGCAGCCGAGGTGGCGGCCGAGAAATCCTTCAACAAGCTGATCGTGAATGGACGTAGGCTGAATGTCAAGTGGGGAAG GTCTCAGGCAGccagaggaagggagaaagaaagagaaggcaCCACAGACTCGGGTATAAAGCTGGAGCCTGTCCCCGGACTACCAGGAG CTCTGCCCCCACCTCCCACATCAGAAGAGGAGTCTTCTGCCAACTACTTTAACCTGCCACCGAGTGGCCCTTCAGCTGTAGTCAATATTGCATTACCACCACCTCCTGGGattgttcctcctcctccag GTTTTGGGCCGCACATGTTCCATCCGTTGagctcccacccaccccctcccttctTGAGAGCACCAGGCCCCATCCACTACCCTTCTCAAGATCCGCAGAGGATGGGCGCTCACGCTGGCAAACATACCACTGCTTAG
- the RBM22 gene encoding pre-mRNA-splicing factor RBM22 isoform X2, whose protein sequence is MTKEKYGKECKICARPFTVFRWCPGVRMRFKKTEVCQTCSKLKNVCQTCLLDLEYGLPIQVRDAGLSLKDDIPKSDVNKEYYTQNMEREIQNSDGTRPVGALGKATSSSDMLLKLARTTPYYKRNRPHICSFWVKGECKRGEECPYRHEKPTDPDDPLADQNIKDRYYGINDPVADKLLKRASTMPRLDPPDDKAITTLYVGGLGDTISESELRNHFYQFGEIRTVTVVQRQQCAFIQFATRQAAEVAAEKSFNKLIVNGRRLNVKWGRSQAARGREKEREGTTDSGIKLEPVPGLPGALPPPPTSEEESSANYFNLPPSGPSAVVNIALPPPPGIVPPPPGFGPHMFHPLSSHPPPPFLRAPGPIHYPSQDPQRMGAHAGKHTTA, encoded by the exons ATG acAAAAGAGAAATATGGTAAAGAATGCAAG ATCTGTGCCCGGCCTTTTACTGTTTTCCGTTGGTGCCCTGGGGTTCGTATGCGCTTTAAGAAAACTGAAGTATGTCAGACGTGTAGTAAGCTGAAGAACGTGTGCCAGACCTGCTTATTAGATCTGGAATATG GTTTACCTATTCAGGTCAGAGACGCTGGTTTATCCTTGAAAGATGACATCCCCAAATCAGATGTCAACAAAGAATATTACACCCAGAACATGGAGCGAGAG ATTCAGAACTCAGATGGGACGAGACCAGTGGGGGCTCTGGGCAAGGCGACCTCTAGTTCTGACATGCTGCTTAAGCTGGCTCGGACCACCCCGTACTATAAGCGCAACCGACCTCACATCTGCTCATTCTGGGTGAAAGGAGAATgcaagagaggagaggagtgtcCCTACAG ACATGAAAAGCCAACAGATCCTGATGACCCCTTGGCAGATCAGAACATTAAAGATCGTTACTATGGGATCAATGACCCCGTGGCAGATAAGCTTTTGAAGCGGGCATCTACCATGCCTCGTCTTGACCCGCCTGATGATAAGGCCATCACTACATTATATGTAGGAGGTCTGGGGGATACGATCAGTGAGTCAGAGCTCAG GAACCATTTTTACCAGTTTGGTGAGATCCGGACCGTAACCGTGGTGCAGCGGCAGCAATGCGCCTTCATTCAGTTTGCAACAAGGCAAGCAGCCGAGGTGGCGGCCGAGAAATCCTTCAACAAGCTGATCGTGAATGGACGTAGGCTGAATGTCAAGTGGGGAAG GTCTCAGGCAGccagaggaagggagaaagaaagagaaggcaCCACAGACTCGGGTATAAAGCTGGAGCCTGTCCCCGGACTACCAGGAG CTCTGCCCCCACCTCCCACATCAGAAGAGGAGTCTTCTGCCAACTACTTTAACCTGCCACCGAGTGGCCCTTCAGCTGTAGTCAATATTGCATTACCACCACCTCCTGGGattgttcctcctcctccag GTTTTGGGCCGCACATGTTCCATCCGTTGagctcccacccaccccctcccttctTGAGAGCACCAGGCCCCATCCACTACCCTTCTCAAGATCCGCAGAGGATGGGCGCTCACGCTGGCAAACATACCACTGCTTAG